The following proteins are co-located in the Polymorphospora rubra genome:
- a CDS encoding PaaI family thioesterase, with translation MSQQDPPLPAFGVVSGLEYQRAIADGVIPTQPFQTLLGFRLRSVDDDGVVVGDAFPRPEFANSAGRLHGGYLSALMDCATATAAHSRQPVGAGAPHIHASYRFLSSADHRAALVVTARPTHVGRSVVHAAVEIRTRAGKLIASGETVHKVRRIDAHRDAGTAAR, from the coding sequence ATGTCCCAGCAAGATCCTCCCCTGCCGGCCTTCGGGGTGGTGTCCGGCCTGGAATACCAACGGGCGATCGCCGACGGAGTGATCCCGACACAGCCGTTCCAGACCCTCCTGGGATTCCGCCTCCGATCGGTCGACGACGACGGCGTCGTCGTCGGCGACGCCTTCCCCCGTCCCGAGTTCGCGAACTCCGCCGGACGGCTCCACGGCGGCTACCTCTCCGCGCTGATGGACTGCGCGACGGCGACAGCCGCCCACTCCCGGCAACCCGTCGGAGCCGGTGCGCCACACATCCACGCCTCCTACCGGTTCCTGTCGTCGGCCGATCACCGCGCCGCGTTGGTCGTCACCGCGCGGCCCACCCATGTCGGCCGGTCCGTGGTGCATGCCGCCGTCGAGATACGGACCCGGGCCGGGAAACTGATCGCCTCCGGCGAGACCGTCCACAAGGTACGCCGGATCGACGCGCACCGTGACGCCGGCACCGCCGCGCGATGA
- a CDS encoding SDR family NAD(P)-dependent oxidoreductase — protein MDLNGASALVTGGASGLGAATAAALVKAGAKVVITDFASSDGAAVAERLGPNARFAPADITNEDSLRSPLDAAQELGVLRAVVHCAGRGGDRLRIIDKERQPAPLRSFRDVLEVNLIGTYNVLRLSAARMSGNSIEDGDRGAIVLTASAAAFEGQIGQTSYSASKGAVHAMTIVAARDLASWAIRVNTIAPGIFDTPMLARLRDDIRQSLAATVPHPKRLGDPDDYAGLAVTLLQNGYLNGETVRLDGAIRMAPR, from the coding sequence ATGGATCTCAACGGCGCTTCAGCGCTGGTAACCGGCGGGGCGTCCGGGCTCGGCGCCGCCACCGCCGCCGCGCTCGTCAAAGCCGGCGCAAAGGTCGTGATCACCGACTTCGCGAGTTCCGACGGCGCCGCCGTCGCCGAGCGCCTGGGTCCGAACGCACGCTTCGCTCCCGCCGACATCACCAACGAGGACTCCCTGCGATCCCCGCTCGACGCGGCACAGGAACTGGGCGTCCTACGTGCGGTCGTCCACTGTGCCGGCCGGGGCGGCGACCGCCTGCGCATCATCGACAAAGAACGTCAGCCGGCGCCGCTCAGGAGCTTCCGCGACGTTCTCGAGGTCAATCTGATCGGTACCTACAACGTGCTGCGCCTGTCCGCGGCCCGGATGAGCGGCAACAGCATCGAGGACGGCGACCGTGGCGCCATCGTCCTGACGGCGTCCGCCGCCGCATTCGAAGGACAGATCGGCCAGACCTCCTACTCCGCCTCGAAGGGCGCCGTCCATGCGATGACCATCGTCGCGGCGCGGGACCTGGCCAGCTGGGCAATCCGCGTGAACACCATCGCACCCGGCATCTTCGACACGCCGATGCTCGCCCGCCTGCGCGACGACATCCGTCAGAGTCTCGCCGCGACCGTCCCGCACCCGAAGCGGCTGGGTGACCCGGACGACTACGCCGGTCTGGCGGTCACCCTGTTGCAGAACGGGTACCTCAACGGCGAGACGGTCCGGCTGGACGGCGCGATCAGGATGGCACCCCGGTGA
- a CDS encoding thiolase family protein: MREAVVVEAVRTPIGRKKGSLADVHAVDLSAVVLNELLKRAGLDPEVVEDVYWGCVTQLGDQSSNVGRFAVLAAGWPETVPAVTINRACGSSQQALEFAAFAVMSGRADVIVAGGVETMNRVPIGSARKFGEPYGRTVLDRFGVDDLSQGIGAEMIADRWGFSRTRLDEFAALSHERAAAAIDSGAFDRQLVAVPLDGGTLDVDEGLRRDTSVATLASLTPAFREGGRIHAGNSSQIADGAAALLVTTPEQANRLGLRPLARFHAGAVAGADPVEMLTAPIPATERVLRSAGLSIGEIGAFEINEAFAPVPLAWQVETGADPARLNAVGGAIAVGHPLGASGAILATRLIHYMRDNGVRYGLQSMCEGGGTANATIFELWSQN; this comes from the coding sequence CTGCGCGAGGCAGTGGTCGTCGAGGCGGTACGCACTCCGATCGGCCGCAAGAAGGGCTCGCTGGCCGACGTGCACGCGGTCGACCTGTCCGCGGTCGTGCTCAACGAGCTTCTGAAGCGCGCGGGCCTGGACCCCGAGGTCGTGGAGGACGTCTACTGGGGCTGCGTGACCCAGCTCGGCGACCAGTCGAGCAACGTGGGCCGCTTCGCGGTGCTGGCGGCCGGCTGGCCCGAGACGGTCCCGGCCGTCACGATCAACCGGGCGTGCGGCTCGAGCCAGCAGGCCCTGGAGTTCGCCGCGTTCGCGGTGATGTCCGGCCGGGCCGACGTCATCGTCGCCGGCGGCGTGGAGACCATGAACCGGGTTCCGATCGGTTCGGCGCGGAAGTTCGGCGAGCCCTACGGCCGCACGGTCCTGGACCGCTTCGGTGTCGATGACCTCAGCCAGGGCATCGGGGCGGAGATGATCGCCGACAGGTGGGGGTTCAGCCGGACCCGGCTCGACGAGTTCGCCGCGCTTTCGCACGAGCGCGCCGCGGCGGCCATCGACTCCGGGGCCTTCGACCGACAGCTGGTCGCGGTGCCGCTCGACGGCGGCACGCTCGATGTGGACGAAGGGCTGCGGCGGGACACTTCCGTGGCGACGCTGGCGTCGCTCACGCCGGCCTTCCGCGAAGGGGGCAGGATCCACGCCGGCAACTCCTCGCAGATCGCCGATGGCGCCGCCGCGTTGCTGGTCACCACGCCGGAACAGGCGAACCGCCTGGGTCTGCGACCACTCGCCCGCTTCCACGCCGGAGCGGTGGCCGGTGCGGATCCGGTGGAGATGCTCACCGCGCCGATCCCCGCGACGGAACGCGTTCTTCGTTCGGCCGGGCTCTCGATCGGGGAGATCGGCGCCTTCGAGATCAACGAGGCGTTCGCGCCGGTGCCGCTGGCGTGGCAGGTGGAGACCGGTGCCGACCCGGCTCGCCTCAACGCCGTCGGGGGCGCCATCGCGGTCGGACACCCCCTCGGCGCCTCCGGCGCGATCCTGGCCACGCGGCTGATCCACTACATGCGGGACAACGGAGTCCGGTACGGTCTCCAGTCGATGTGCGAAGGTGGCGGGACCGCTAACGCGACGATCTTCGAACTCTGGTCCCAGAATTGA
- a CDS encoding LLM class F420-dependent oxidoreductase, translating to MPLSYSGGFKETAIRIREYEAVGVDVLFVPEAYSYDAVSMLGYLAASTERITIASSILNVYSRTPALIAMTAAGLDYVSEGRFMLGIGASGPQVVEGFHGVPYRAPLGRTLEVTQICRMLWRREALQHDGEHFQLPLGPQRGGSGLGKPLKIINKPVRERIPVMLGGIGDRAVAMAAEHFEAWQPMFFLPEVADPVFGPHLRKGNARRDPNLGPLDVIAQSYLAVVETQEEENAALRQVREHLALYVGGMGARGKNFYTTLVSRFGFADEASHVQELYLAGRREEAVDAVPEALVRGLSLIGNPERVGERIHAFSRAGVTTLNLRPVAPDHTRQVHDFAIVRKLAG from the coding sequence ATGCCGCTGTCGTACAGCGGCGGTTTCAAAGAGACCGCCATTCGTATCCGGGAATATGAGGCAGTCGGCGTCGACGTGCTTTTCGTGCCGGAGGCGTATTCCTACGACGCGGTGAGCATGCTGGGCTACCTGGCCGCGTCGACGGAGCGGATCACGATCGCTTCCTCGATCCTCAACGTCTACTCCCGCACGCCGGCGCTCATCGCGATGACCGCCGCCGGACTGGACTACGTCTCCGAGGGCCGGTTCATGCTGGGGATCGGCGCTTCCGGGCCGCAGGTCGTCGAGGGATTCCACGGCGTGCCGTACCGGGCTCCGCTCGGTCGCACGCTCGAGGTCACGCAGATCTGCCGGATGCTGTGGCGCAGGGAGGCCCTCCAGCACGACGGCGAACACTTCCAGCTGCCACTGGGCCCGCAGCGTGGCGGCTCGGGGCTCGGCAAGCCCTTGAAGATCATAAACAAGCCGGTACGCGAGCGGATCCCTGTCATGCTCGGCGGAATCGGCGACCGTGCGGTGGCGATGGCGGCCGAGCACTTCGAGGCATGGCAGCCGATGTTCTTCCTTCCCGAGGTCGCGGACCCGGTGTTCGGTCCGCACCTGCGTAAGGGCAACGCCCGGCGGGATCCGAACCTCGGGCCGCTCGATGTCATCGCCCAGAGCTACCTGGCGGTCGTCGAGACGCAGGAGGAGGAGAACGCGGCCCTGCGCCAGGTCCGGGAGCACCTCGCCCTCTACGTCGGTGGAATGGGAGCCAGGGGCAAGAACTTCTACACCACCCTGGTGTCGCGGTTCGGGTTCGCCGACGAGGCGTCCCACGTCCAGGAGTTGTATCTGGCCGGCAGGCGCGAGGAGGCGGTCGACGCCGTACCGGAGGCGCTCGTCCGAGGGCTGTCGTTGATCGGGAACCCCGAGCGGGTCGGTGAGCGGATCCATGCGTTCTCCCGGGCAGGTGTGACCACCTTGAATCTGCGCCCCGTGGCACCGGACCACACGCGGCAGGTCCACGACTTCGCGATTGTCAGGAAACTCGCCGGCTGA
- a CDS encoding NAD(P)H-dependent flavin oxidoreductase, which produces MSIPAELRRSLSLPVICAPMFLVTGPELVTAACRNGFVGALPRQNARSIEEFDAWLGTIRRSLRDHRERHPEAVIGPIAVNISRAIMAEHLDEHLDVCRRHDVELIISAQGDPTELTKRVHDWGGRVFHDVTSLRFAEKAIAAGVDGLTCIGAGGGGHSGPVSHLALVPKVRAMFDGTIVLAGAVATGAAIRAAEVLGADLAYVGTRFIATQESSAPPEYKRMLVDAAAADLLYTDAVASVPANWLVPSLRRVGLDSHNLPVPAARGDHTHLPPDIRPWRDIWSAGQGVELIDDIPTVDELAARLTNEYLKACSTPVWPARRSDHPY; this is translated from the coding sequence ATGAGCATCCCTGCCGAGCTGCGCCGCTCGCTCAGCCTGCCGGTGATCTGCGCGCCGATGTTCCTCGTCACCGGCCCCGAACTCGTCACCGCCGCCTGCCGCAACGGCTTCGTCGGCGCGCTTCCGAGGCAGAACGCCCGCAGTATCGAAGAGTTCGACGCGTGGCTGGGCACCATCCGGCGGAGCCTGCGGGATCATCGTGAACGCCACCCCGAGGCCGTCATCGGCCCGATCGCGGTCAACATCTCGCGGGCGATCATGGCCGAACACCTCGACGAGCATCTCGACGTCTGCCGACGGCACGATGTCGAGCTGATCATCTCCGCGCAGGGCGACCCGACCGAGCTGACGAAAAGGGTGCACGACTGGGGCGGTCGGGTGTTCCACGACGTGACGTCACTCCGTTTCGCGGAAAAGGCGATCGCCGCCGGCGTCGACGGACTGACCTGTATCGGAGCCGGCGGCGGCGGACACTCGGGACCGGTGTCCCACCTCGCACTCGTGCCGAAGGTGCGCGCGATGTTCGACGGCACCATCGTCCTTGCCGGCGCGGTCGCCACCGGCGCGGCGATCCGCGCCGCCGAAGTCCTCGGCGCCGACCTCGCCTACGTGGGCACCAGGTTCATCGCGACCCAGGAGTCGTCGGCGCCGCCGGAGTACAAGCGGATGCTGGTCGACGCCGCGGCGGCCGACCTTCTCTACACCGACGCGGTGGCCTCGGTCCCCGCGAACTGGCTCGTGCCGTCGCTGCGCCGCGTCGGTCTCGATTCCCACAACCTCCCGGTTCCGGCGGCCCGCGGTGACCACACCCACCTGCCTCCCGACATACGCCCGTGGCGGGACATCTGGTCGGCGGGCCAGGGCGTCGAACTCATCGACGACATCCCCACCGTGGACGAGCTCGCCGCCCGACTGACGAACGAATACCTGAAGGCGTGCTCGACGCCGGTCTGGCCAGCCCGCCGATCCGATCACCCGTACTGA
- a CDS encoding enoyl-CoA hydratase/isomerase family protein gives MTSFADVHLDGMSIRLDGRILRITLNRPQRRNALSSESAREVAALLADLGREDVVRVIAVTAEGDHFCSGMNLKRDRRHEGERPRPTATHRSIDSGPHRLIGALARIEVPVVTSVRGHASGLGCSLALVADFCVASHTALFSVPFVRKGFTPDSGSTWLLPRLVGMARAREMLMLGRQVTASEAFEWGLISRLVPDKDLTAATEALVGELADGATTSLGLVKWLLDRNSVGTLEDALRTESLVEDVATRTLDFKEGIAAFMERRPPSFEGN, from the coding sequence ATGACAAGCTTCGCGGACGTCCACCTGGACGGGATGTCGATCCGGCTCGACGGCCGGATCCTGCGGATCACCCTCAACCGGCCCCAGCGCCGCAACGCACTCAGTTCGGAGTCCGCCCGCGAGGTCGCGGCATTACTGGCGGACCTCGGACGGGAGGACGTCGTCCGCGTCATCGCCGTCACGGCCGAAGGCGACCACTTCTGCTCCGGAATGAACCTCAAGCGGGACCGGCGGCACGAAGGCGAGCGCCCCAGGCCGACCGCGACGCACCGGAGCATCGACTCCGGGCCGCACCGGTTGATCGGTGCACTCGCGCGGATCGAGGTACCGGTCGTGACGTCCGTCCGTGGTCACGCGTCGGGTCTCGGCTGCTCGCTCGCCCTGGTCGCGGACTTCTGCGTCGCCAGCCATACCGCGCTGTTCTCCGTTCCCTTCGTCCGTAAGGGCTTCACCCCGGACTCCGGCAGCACCTGGCTGCTACCGCGACTGGTCGGGATGGCCCGCGCACGCGAGATGCTGATGCTCGGGCGACAGGTGACCGCCAGCGAGGCGTTCGAATGGGGCCTGATCAGCCGACTCGTTCCCGACAAGGACCTCACGGCGGCCACGGAGGCGCTCGTCGGTGAACTGGCGGACGGCGCGACCACGTCGCTCGGACTCGTCAAGTGGCTGCTGGACCGGAACTCGGTCGGGACGCTGGAGGACGCGCTGCGCACGGAGAGCCTCGTCGAGGACGTCGCGACCAGGACGCTCGACTTCAAAGAGGGCATCGCCGCGTTCATGGAACGCCGCCCGCCGTCCTTCGAGGGGAACTGA
- a CDS encoding crotonase/enoyl-CoA hydratase family protein: MSHEPDVHPEPEIVTSEHDGILLLEINRPRQRNAMTRSAARAIADALTRLDAEPGLRVAILTGRGGNFCAGMDLKRFAAGERAATAERGFAGLVEAPPAKPIIAAVEGWALGGGFEMVLACDLVTAGASARFGLPEVKRGLLARGGGMFRLPRRLPQAIALEMLLTGDPISAERANGLGLLNTVVADGQAIDAAFDLARRISANAPLSVAASKSIATGSADWPLSEAFERQRSLSEVVFASQDAKEGATAFAEKRSPVWKGR, encoded by the coding sequence GTGAGCCACGAACCCGACGTGCACCCCGAACCGGAGATCGTCACCTCCGAACACGACGGCATCCTGCTCCTGGAGATCAACCGTCCGCGGCAACGTAACGCGATGACCAGGAGCGCGGCCAGGGCGATAGCTGACGCACTCACCCGGCTGGACGCCGAACCGGGCCTTCGGGTCGCGATCCTCACCGGCCGCGGCGGCAACTTCTGCGCCGGAATGGACCTCAAGCGCTTCGCCGCCGGCGAGCGCGCCGCGACCGCCGAGCGGGGGTTCGCCGGGCTCGTCGAGGCGCCGCCGGCCAAGCCGATCATCGCCGCCGTGGAGGGCTGGGCACTCGGCGGCGGCTTCGAGATGGTCCTCGCCTGCGATCTGGTGACCGCCGGCGCATCGGCCCGCTTCGGTCTTCCCGAGGTCAAGCGAGGGCTGCTCGCCAGGGGCGGCGGGATGTTCCGGCTTCCCCGCCGCCTGCCGCAGGCGATCGCGTTGGAGATGCTGCTCACCGGCGACCCGATCTCCGCCGAGCGGGCGAACGGTCTGGGGCTGTTGAACACGGTCGTCGCCGACGGGCAGGCCATCGACGCGGCGTTCGATCTCGCCCGGCGGATCTCGGCGAACGCTCCCCTGTCGGTCGCCGCCTCCAAGTCGATCGCGACCGGGTCGGCCGACTGGCCGCTGTCCGAGGCGTTCGAGCGGCAGCGGAGCCTGAGCGAGGTCGTGTTCGCCTCGCAGGACGCCAAGGAAGGTGCGACCGCCTTCGCGGAGAAGCGCAGCCCGGTCTGGAAGGGGCGCTAG
- a CDS encoding acyl-CoA dehydrogenase family protein, producing the protein MSREFYEADHEDFRALARRFVSRDVAPHLDRWERDRLVDRRVWRAAAELGLLGLRTPERYGGGGATDYRFRCVLTDELARVGAAAFASGLAINEDIVAGYLIALGTEEQKRRWLPGMAAGEVVTSIAMSEPGVGSDLRSITTTANRRDDRWVINGAKTFITNGSSSDVVLVAARTGEREGRPTFSLLLVPTDTPGFSRGPKLRKLGLHAQDTAELYFDDVAVPGENLVGEEGRGFHHLTRQLPLERLSIAWRGLAGAEAALAWTVDYTKTRKAFGQRIIDFQHTRFRLAELVTEVDVTRAYLESLVRELNEGRLDATTAAKAKWWATELQQRVVTACLQMHGGYGYMDEYPIARAFADGRVQTIVGGTTEIMKEIIGRELASDR; encoded by the coding sequence GTGAGCCGGGAATTCTACGAAGCCGACCACGAAGATTTCCGTGCGCTGGCCCGTCGTTTCGTTTCGCGCGACGTCGCGCCGCACCTCGACCGGTGGGAGCGGGATCGACTCGTCGACCGGCGGGTCTGGCGCGCGGCCGCCGAACTCGGCCTGCTCGGGCTCAGGACACCGGAGCGGTACGGCGGCGGCGGGGCGACGGACTACCGCTTCCGGTGTGTCCTCACCGACGAACTGGCCCGGGTCGGCGCCGCGGCCTTCGCCTCCGGACTGGCCATCAACGAGGACATCGTCGCCGGATACCTCATCGCCCTGGGCACCGAGGAACAGAAGCGCCGGTGGCTCCCCGGCATGGCCGCCGGCGAGGTGGTCACCTCGATCGCCATGTCGGAGCCCGGCGTGGGAAGCGACCTGCGGAGCATCACGACGACCGCCAACCGCCGGGACGACCGATGGGTGATCAACGGCGCCAAGACGTTCATCACCAACGGCTCCAGCTCCGACGTGGTCCTGGTCGCCGCCAGGACCGGCGAGCGTGAGGGCAGACCCACCTTCTCGCTCCTCCTGGTTCCCACCGACACACCCGGGTTCAGCCGGGGCCCCAAGCTACGCAAACTCGGGCTGCACGCGCAGGACACCGCGGAGCTGTACTTCGACGATGTCGCCGTACCCGGCGAGAACCTCGTCGGCGAGGAGGGACGCGGGTTCCACCATCTGACCCGACAACTCCCCCTCGAGCGCCTGTCGATCGCCTGGCGCGGACTCGCCGGCGCCGAGGCCGCACTCGCCTGGACCGTGGACTACACCAAGACGAGAAAGGCCTTCGGCCAGCGCATCATCGACTTCCAGCACACCCGGTTCCGACTCGCCGAGCTGGTCACCGAGGTCGACGTGACCAGGGCCTACCTCGAGTCGCTCGTCCGCGAACTCAACGAGGGACGCCTGGACGCCACCACGGCGGCCAAGGCCAAGTGGTGGGCGACCGAGCTGCAGCAACGCGTGGTCACCGCCTGCCTGCAGATGCACGGCGGCTACGGCTACATGGACGAGTACCCGATAGCCCGCGCATTCGCCGACGGCCGGGTGCAAACCATCGTGGGCGGAACCACGGAGATCATGAAAGAGATCATCGGACGCGAGCTCGCATCCGACCGATGA
- a CDS encoding TetR/AcrR family transcriptional regulator, with product MAKKSNKETTSERVLRVATELFAEKGYDATGVQELSESTGLGRGALYYHIKNKQQLLLSIALRLLENANREARRILASGGSAEDRLHRMAEHLLMDLSTNRSAWITSMRDWQALDEPHRSHVRHLRDEYEQYWQALFDEGAEAGLFRPVHAMQRRAIVGMFTSSYRWIEPAGSLSPKQISELYVSLFLDGLRVRKGD from the coding sequence ATGGCTAAGAAGTCGAACAAGGAGACGACCAGCGAACGGGTGCTGCGCGTCGCGACCGAACTCTTCGCCGAGAAGGGCTACGACGCGACCGGCGTCCAGGAGCTGTCGGAATCGACCGGGCTGGGCCGCGGTGCCCTGTACTACCACATCAAGAACAAGCAGCAGTTGCTGCTCAGCATCGCCCTTCGCCTACTCGAGAACGCCAACCGCGAGGCGCGGAGAATCCTCGCCAGTGGGGGCTCGGCCGAGGACCGGCTGCACCGCATGGCCGAACACCTGTTGATGGACCTGTCCACCAACCGCAGTGCCTGGATCACCTCGATGCGCGACTGGCAGGCGCTCGACGAGCCCCACCGCTCGCACGTACGCCATCTTCGTGACGAGTACGAGCAGTACTGGCAGGCGCTGTTCGACGAGGGTGCCGAGGCCGGCCTCTTCCGGCCGGTCCACGCGATGCAGCGGCGAGCCATAGTCGGGATGTTCACCAGCAGCTACCGCTGGATCGAGCCCGCCGGATCGCTGTCCCCGAAGCAGATCTCCGAGCTTTACGTGTCGTTGTTCCTCGACGGCCTGCGGGTGCGCAAGGGCGACTAG
- a CDS encoding enoyl-CoA hydratase-related protein codes for MSDDGELPAETIRYGVEDEIATITFNRPERLNAFADDMASRYLGALRRADDDPTVRVIVITGAGRGFCAGADFTRLETLDIDEVRRRALAEPRDVAMRVNKPVIAAVNGAVAGIGLAHALMADVRFTVPDAKWTTAFAKIGLVAELGTAWLLTQLVGTGRALDLLLSARTITGTEAHEYGLAQFVSEPGSLTTDVRAYARLLAANDVHSLAELRRQVRLDAGRSFEQAWHDGYDRVFAALERGRFRDARTRVRGA; via the coding sequence GTGTCTGATGACGGAGAGCTGCCAGCGGAGACCATCCGCTATGGCGTCGAGGACGAGATCGCCACGATCACCTTCAACCGCCCGGAGCGACTCAACGCGTTCGCCGACGACATGGCCTCCCGCTACCTCGGGGCGCTGCGCAGGGCCGACGACGACCCCACGGTGCGCGTCATCGTGATCACCGGCGCGGGCCGCGGGTTCTGCGCCGGCGCCGACTTCACCCGCCTCGAGACCCTCGACATCGACGAGGTGCGACGACGCGCCCTCGCCGAGCCCCGGGACGTCGCGATGCGGGTGAACAAGCCCGTGATAGCCGCCGTCAACGGGGCGGTCGCCGGGATAGGCCTCGCCCACGCGTTGATGGCCGACGTGCGCTTCACCGTGCCGGACGCCAAATGGACCACCGCCTTCGCGAAGATCGGACTGGTCGCGGAACTCGGCACCGCATGGCTGCTCACCCAGCTCGTCGGCACCGGCCGCGCGCTCGACCTGCTGCTCAGCGCCAGGACCATCACCGGCACCGAGGCCCACGAATACGGTCTTGCTCAATTCGTCTCGGAGCCCGGCTCGCTCACCACGGACGTCCGGGCCTACGCCCGCCTACTCGCCGCCAACGACGTCCACTCCCTGGCCGAACTGCGCCGCCAGGTCCGCCTCGACGCCGGGCGGTCCTTCGAACAGGCCTGGCACGACGGCTACGACCGCGTCTTCGCCGCACTCGAACGAGGCCGCTTCCGGGACGCGAGAACACGGGTTCGTGGCGCATGA
- a CDS encoding LLM class F420-dependent oxidoreductase: MNLRIGFTSGIWTSSERVRDLRDLVLAAERLGFDSVWAGEAYGNDALTPLAWAAAQTTRVRLGTSVLQMPTRSPAAVAMAAASLDLLSGGRFELGLGTSGPQVAEGLHGQRFERPLALTRDYVAIVRTALRREIVEHRGEVLTVPLPGGPGKALRLMIAPTQQRIPIHLAANGPRSMELAGEIADGIIPTMLTPDGVRRAWEHVRRGADRTGRPLDDFAITVTMKLVIDPDPEAARDRARPYLARLIGGMGSREQNFYNDAVARAGFGDEAREIRTRYLGGDRVGAVAAVTDEVVRAFCLAGSPTEVAQRMDEYRVAGATRLIVASLADGLEREMEQLEMVAELVGLDAATG, translated from the coding sequence ATGAATCTCCGTATCGGCTTCACGTCGGGGATCTGGACCTCGAGTGAGCGCGTGCGTGATCTGCGCGACCTCGTACTCGCGGCCGAGCGTCTCGGTTTCGACTCGGTCTGGGCGGGTGAGGCGTACGGCAACGACGCGCTCACTCCGCTGGCCTGGGCTGCGGCGCAGACCACACGCGTGCGTCTGGGCACATCGGTGCTGCAGATGCCGACGCGCAGCCCGGCCGCGGTGGCGATGGCCGCGGCGTCCCTGGACCTCCTCTCCGGCGGGCGGTTCGAGCTGGGCCTGGGCACATCCGGGCCCCAGGTTGCCGAGGGGCTGCACGGTCAGCGGTTCGAGCGGCCGTTGGCGCTCACGCGCGACTACGTCGCGATCGTCCGTACGGCGCTGCGTCGCGAGATCGTCGAGCACCGTGGTGAGGTCCTCACCGTACCGCTGCCCGGCGGCCCGGGTAAGGCGCTGCGACTGATGATCGCGCCGACTCAGCAGCGGATTCCGATCCACCTGGCGGCGAACGGTCCGCGGAGCATGGAACTCGCCGGCGAGATCGCGGATGGCATCATCCCCACGATGCTCACACCCGACGGCGTCCGCCGGGCATGGGAGCATGTGCGGCGCGGCGCCGACCGGACCGGTCGGCCGCTCGACGACTTTGCGATCACGGTCACGATGAAACTCGTGATCGATCCGGATCCCGAAGCCGCACGGGACCGGGCACGGCCCTACCTGGCACGCCTCATCGGCGGCATGGGCTCGCGCGAGCAGAACTTCTACAACGACGCGGTGGCGCGAGCCGGTTTCGGGGACGAGGCGCGCGAGATTCGCACCCGGTACCTGGGCGGTGATCGCGTCGGGGCCGTCGCGGCTGTCACCGACGAAGTGGTTCGGGCCTTCTGTCTGGCAGGCTCGCCGACAGAGGTTGCGCAGCGCATGGACGAGTATCGCGTCGCTGGCGCCACCCGTCTGATCGTCGCGAGTCTCGCCGACGGGCTCGAGCGCGAGATGGAGCAGCTCGAGATGGTGGCAGAGCTTGTCGGCCTCGATGCGGCCACCGGGTAG
- a CDS encoding alpha/beta fold hydrolase produces MTMPSGTQESRFVLDHRGTRLRGRILPGDGNGRDVVLIHGAGAHGHWWDAMLGHVGRRWRATVFDLSGHGESGHRSDGYGGETWASEVASVIRYVAHSGSATLVAHSMGSLVGAATAALYPQVVDELVMLDVTIRPPRADTAQQPRGRPGRERTVHADIDTAISRFRLVPAGSTAPAGLVRALASHSYEQVPQGWRVRFDPAVFQRFTDAVIHDWLGRIDCPVTLVGGALSPAVTEASARYVAGRVGRPVRWGLVPAAHHHVQLDRPGPLADLLVELLDGGEPSSLHRVG; encoded by the coding sequence ATGACGATGCCGAGCGGCACGCAGGAGTCGAGATTCGTTCTCGACCACCGCGGTACCCGGTTGCGTGGACGCATACTGCCGGGTGACGGGAACGGGCGGGATGTGGTCCTCATCCACGGCGCCGGCGCGCACGGGCACTGGTGGGACGCGATGCTCGGCCACGTCGGGCGGCGGTGGCGGGCCACCGTCTTCGACCTCAGCGGTCACGGCGAAAGCGGTCACCGGTCGGATGGGTACGGCGGTGAGACGTGGGCATCGGAGGTGGCGTCGGTGATCCGGTACGTCGCCCACTCCGGATCGGCCACGCTCGTCGCCCACAGCATGGGGAGCCTCGTCGGCGCCGCCACGGCGGCCCTGTACCCGCAGGTGGTGGACGAGCTCGTCATGCTCGATGTCACGATCAGACCACCACGGGCGGATACCGCCCAGCAGCCTCGGGGCAGGCCCGGCCGCGAGCGGACCGTCCACGCCGACATCGACACGGCGATCAGCCGGTTCCGGCTCGTCCCCGCGGGAAGCACCGCACCTGCCGGGCTCGTCCGTGCCCTCGCCAGCCACTCGTACGAACAGGTTCCGCAGGGCTGGCGGGTACGTTTCGATCCCGCGGTGTTCCAGCGGTTCACCGATGCGGTGATCCACGATTGGCTGGGGCGGATCGACTGTCCCGTGACACTCGTCGGCGGGGCACTGAGCCCCGCGGTCACCGAGGCCTCGGCCCGGTACGTCGCGGGCCGGGTCGGACGACCCGTCCGGTGGGGACTCGTCCCGGCCGCGCATCATCACGTGCAGCTCGACCGCCCGGGCCCGCTCGCGGATCTGCTGGTGGAGTTGCTCGACGGCGGCGAGCCGTCGAGCCTGCACCGGGTCGGCTGA